The genomic interval GCTGTTCCCCCGCGCCACGACGGAGCTGTTCCCCCGCGCCTCGACGGAGCTGTTCCCCCATGCCACGACGGAGCTGTTATCCAATGCCACGACGGAGCCGTTATCCCATGCCACGACGGAGCTGTTCCCCCGCGCCATGACGGAGCTGTTCCCCCATGCCTCGACGGAAGCAAAATCATATTTCCGCCTTACGATAGCCTTATCATACGGCGTACCGAATTTGATGTAGATTCTTCCGTGGTAGTCGTGCGGCAGATTGTCAAGCTGCTGCTGCGACGTGACTGTGATTTCGTTCATGTTGTTTCCCCTTTCTCACCGTTTACTGATACCTGATCGCCGCGCGGAGGTCGGCGATCGGAATGTCAAGCCCTCGCCCGAGCGTGAGCAGGTCGCCGACTGGCATGCGGTCGATGTCCCGCAGGCGCTTCGCCGCCGTATCGCGGCAGCAGCCGAGCAGATCCTCCGGCTTCGTGCCGTGCAGCCGGAGCTGCCCATAAAGCAGCGCCTGCAGCTGATCGTAGCGGCTGGTGCGCCGTTTCAGCTTCGGCATTACGTGTCACCTCCGTTATCGCAGAGCATCTCGTCGAGGTTGTCCATCGTCACGCCGAGGGCGGCAAGCTCACGGCCTTTCTTCTGATACCAACGGAGCTGGTACAGATACTGCTTGCGGCGGGTACGCGCGTACTCGTAGCGCTTAGCGAGCCGGACATACTCGTCCGCTCTCAGATGCGCGATCTCCGCCTCAATGGCGGCGTCCGCTTCGTTTGTTGCGACGGTGCGTTCTTTCTCCATGATGATTCTCCTTTGTCAAAAATTCGTTTCTGGGATGTGCGCCGCGGCGCTCGCGCCCGCGCGCAACCCCCTAGCCTTAACTAAACCTCTTCTTGCCTTTCCTAAACCTTAACTAAACCTCTTCTATACTGTGGTTCCATTCTGGTTCCAGATTGGTTCCATTCTGGTTCCATGGGTGAAAAGTGCTATGGTCTCGCGCAATCGTCGCCCTTGCAATGCTTGGAATTTTGTGCTAATCTTGCGGTAAAAGGGATGATGCGATGAAAAGATTTCTTGCGTTTGTGTTCGCGTTTTTGCTCCTGCTCTCTCCTGCTGTGCTGGCACACAGCGGGAGGACAGACGCAAACGGTGGGCACTATGACCGGGCAACTGGGGAATACCACTACCACCACGGTTATCCGGCACATCAGCACTACGACATGGACGGCGACGGGGTTGTTGACTGCCCGTACAACTTTGACGACCAGACCGGCCGCAACAGCGGCGGGCCAAGCACAAAACAACGGGCGACACCAGCGCCGGCGGCAAAGCCGACACAAACACCGCGGCCAACGCCAACACCGAAACCGAAAGAAACAAAAACGTCAAACACCGGGGCAATGATCGCCCTGGGCGTTGCTGCGGTTCCAATCGGTGCAATCACGCTTGCGGCCGTTTGTTGGCCTGTGTCAGCACTCGTGCATGCAATCGTAGACAGGCACTCCGGCAAGGGCAAGAAGGGCGGAGACGGCAAATAAAGCCGCCTCACGCGCCTTTGCGCTCCAGCGCCATCGCCAAGCCTTCCGTAAAGGCACAGAGCTGCGCTTTCTGCATATCGTCCATGTTCTGCATCGCGGCCGCCAGCCGCTTGATGGTTTTCTGCTCGTTATTCGTCAGCATTTTTGTCACCTCCTCGCACTTTGTGAGTTCGCAGCTTCACGCTGCGAGTTTATAATATCGCTCCGCGAGCATTTTGTCAATAGTTTTTCATTAAAAATATTGACAGCGCGACATTATTGCGGTATTATACTCGCACAGGGAGGTGACAATATGCACAATAGAATTCGTGAAGTCCGAAAGGCGCTGCATATGACGCAGGCAGACTTTGGCGCAAAGATTGGTGTACGCGGAAACACGGTCACAGGGTATGAAAACGGTCAGCGCGCGCCGTCTGATGCTGTAATCGTCTCCATCTGCCGCGAGTTTCATGTTGACGAACATTGGCTGCGTACCGGCGAGGGCGAGATGTTCGTGCAGATCGCGCGTGACCAGGAGATCATGCGCTTTGTCGGCGACGTCATGCAGGACGAGGACGACAATTTCCGACGGCGGTTTCTGCTGGCGCTGGCGCGTCTGCCGGAAGAGCGGTGGAAAGACATCGAAGACTTTGCGCAGCAAATCACCGCAGAAAACAAGAAAGAGGAGCAGGATTGATGTCCTGCTCCTCTTTCTTTTCCTGTTTACTTTTGTTACGTTGCTGCACGTAGAAATTCCAGCGTCAGCACCATCGTCCGCGTGTCCGCGAGGATCAGCAGCCGCTCGATTTCCGCCCGTAAGTACGCCGCCCATTGCTCATCTGTCATGGTTCTCCCTCCATAGTTCTTCTACTGTCGCGTCCAGCGCCCGCGCGATCCGCATCGCAAGGTATACGTTGGGCGCGCTTTCTCCGCGTTCGATTGCCCCTAGTGTGCTATGGCTGCACCCCACTTTCTGCGCAAGCCAGCGCTGACTTACGCCCTTGTATAATCTATAGTAACGCACGTTGTTCCGCATATTGGCACTACCTTACCACATTTTTGCGGCTGCGTGTCGTTTTTGGCCGGTATTCCGGCCGGAAAATTTCCGTTTTCGGGGATTTTGTTGCAGAAAGCGGAAAGCTGTGCTATCTTGATGGTGCAGGCCGCTTGTGGTATTGTGGCGCAGGCGGAAAACAATATGCAAAAAGGGGGAAGCGTTGTGAATTATCAGAATGCCACGCCGGAAATACAGCGAAAACGGGTGTCAAGGAAGGCGGTAATTGTTTTGCTGGCAGCCGTGTGCATTGTTCTGGCCGCGCTGCTAGCCCTGCAAACAATGCGACTGCAGCGGGAGCGGGAGCGGTTTGCCGCCGCCGAGGCAACGGTTGACCGGGCGCAGGAATTGCTTGACCTTGCGGACAGCGATTTAGAGCACTATTGTTCGACGGCCCGGGAATACTACGCGGAAAAGAATCATCCTGTTTTTACAGAAATTGAGCCACAGGACTATTCCGAGATGTTTGCCGCATATAGAGAATGGCACCCGGTGCCGGACGCGCTGATAGGTGGTGATAACACGCGATGAAAGTACCCGAGCCGCGGAAGCTCAAAAGCGGGACGTGGTTTATCCAGATGCGCCTCGGCGGAGAGAGCGTGCCGGTGTCGGCGGCAACACGGACGGAGTGCATCCGGCAGGCGGAAAAGATCAAGGCGGACTACCGCAACGGGAAGAGGCCGCAACCGGCAAGCGCGTGTGTCACGCTGCGCAGCGCGATCGAGCAGTACATACAGGTGCGAGAAAACGTGAAATCCCCGGAGACGATTCGGGGGTATTATGTGATCCTGAGCAAACGGTTTCAGGGCTACATGGACACGGACATCCGAAAAATCCAATATCAGCGCATGATTAACGACGAGGCAGCGAAGGTCGCAACAAAGACGCTGTACAATGCTTGGGGGTTAGTGTCGTCATCCATTCAAGCGGCCGGAATGGCAAGGCCGAACGTGTCGTTGCCTGAAAAGCAAACTCCGGTTCACAACTTTCTGACATACGACCAAATTCTAATTTTCGTGGATGCGATTCGGGGAACTGACGTCGAAATTCCGGCGCTGCTGGCGCTGCACAGTTTGCGCCGGTCGGAGATATGCGCGCTGGACTGGGCGCAACTGAAAGACCATACGATCACGGTCGCCGGTGCCGTCGTGTACGACAAGAACAACAAGCGCATATACAAAGAGACGAATAAGAACGCAACATCACGGCGTACCGTGCCGATCATGATACCACGGCTGCAGGAGCTTGTAGATCAGGCAGATGGCGGCAATAACGGGCGGGTCGTCACGACAGCGCCGGGCGCTATTTGCCGCCGTGTTAACCGCGTGTGTCGCAATTCCGGCTTGCCGGAGATCGGCGTGCACGGACTACGGCACAGCTTCGCGTCACTATGCTATCATCTGCAAGTGCCGATGATGATAACCATGCGTCTGGGCGGTTGGAAAAACGACAAGGTTGTGCGCGAGATCTATACGCACCTTGCGGATGCGGACATAGCGCAGCAGGTGGACGGGATTCGCAATTTCTTTTCGCAAAAATGCTAACAAAAATGCTAACGAAAATTGAAAAGCACTGCATTTTCAACGGGTTTACGTCAATATCTCCGGGGTTCGAATCCCCGCTGGAGCACCAAAAAAATTCTCTCGCCTTTCGGCGGGAGAATTTTTTTCCGGCTGCTCCCGGAGAGTCGAAGTTCATCCCCGATAGGGGAAATCCCCGCTGGAGCACCAAAAAAATTCTCTCGCCTTTCGGCGGGAGAATTTTTTTCCGGCTGCTCCCGGGGAGTCGAAGTTCATCCCCGATAGGGGAAATCCCCGCTGGAGCACCAAAAAATCTCCTCGCCTTTTGGCGGGGAGATTTTTTTCCGGTCGCTCCCGGGGAGTC from Clostridiales bacterium carries:
- a CDS encoding YHYH domain-containing protein, which encodes MKRFLAFVFAFLLLLSPAVLAHSGRTDANGGHYDRATGEYHYHHGYPAHQHYDMDGDGVVDCPYNFDDQTGRNSGGPSTKQRATPAPAAKPTQTPRPTPTPKPKETKTSNTGAMIALGVAAVPIGAITLAAVCWPVSALVHAIVDRHSGKGKKGGDGK
- a CDS encoding helix-turn-helix domain-containing protein, with product MHNRIREVRKALHMTQADFGAKIGVRGNTVTGYENGQRAPSDAVIVSICREFHVDEHWLRTGEGEMFVQIARDQEIMRFVGDVMQDEDDNFRRRFLLALARLPEERWKDIEDFAQQITAENKKEEQD
- a CDS encoding site-specific integrase, coding for MPVSAATRTECIRQAEKIKADYRNGKRPQPASACVTLRSAIEQYIQVRENVKSPETIRGYYVILSKRFQGYMDTDIRKIQYQRMINDEAAKVATKTLYNAWGLVSSSIQAAGMARPNVSLPEKQTPVHNFLTYDQILIFVDAIRGTDVEIPALLALHSLRRSEICALDWAQLKDHTITVAGAVVYDKNNKRIYKETNKNATSRRTVPIMIPRLQELVDQADGGNNGRVVTTAPGAICRRVNRVCRNSGLPEIGVHGLRHSFASLCYHLQVPMMITMRLGGWKNDKVVREIYTHLADADIAQQVDGIRNFFSQKC